A portion of the Sphaerochaeta pleomorpha str. Grapes genome contains these proteins:
- the murD gene encoding UDP-N-acetylmuramoyl-L-alanine--D-glutamate ligase: protein MKVLIFGLGMHGGGFSAASYFLDHGDEVRVTDLKGDSQLGSEVQTLTERGAVCITGNHRAQDFSWADIVIKNPAIPPDNPLLASARMVVNDFAWLFSSPWCEQTKIIAITGTKGKTTTSAAVAHVLEKMGFEAMQCGNMGISAFSVLKDWETRVAQGKKMPDYLVCEFSSWLIRDTFTAMHGLLPPMEICALTNFYPDHLNAYKSTDQYLAEKLELFGPHTKKAVVPDALIKEIQKLTGLDRKHVSGIDRSCAKVLEEMPHLKSAYAILLALGFKWKTILKALQSFSGVPHRIEQVGRIGNIMLVNDSAATIPEAVHFTCAKFRLMPIHLICGGTDKNLVAESMLEELQNASSLSLLDGSFTRNKLIPLMKSKNIPYTGPYSSMEKALGNACSKAFEKAKNLPELPQVVLLSPGAASFELFVNEYDRGDQFRNLANTLLDSKPDD from the coding sequence ATGAAGGTTTTAATCTTCGGGCTTGGAATGCATGGGGGTGGTTTTTCAGCCGCTTCCTATTTCCTGGACCATGGAGACGAGGTCAGGGTAACAGATCTCAAAGGTGATTCTCAGCTTGGATCGGAAGTACAGACCCTTACCGAAAGAGGTGCCGTATGCATTACCGGAAACCACAGGGCCCAGGATTTTAGCTGGGCTGACATCGTCATCAAAAATCCTGCGATTCCTCCTGACAATCCCCTTCTGGCATCAGCCAGGATGGTGGTCAATGATTTTGCCTGGCTTTTCTCCTCTCCTTGGTGCGAACAGACAAAGATCATTGCAATCACGGGTACAAAAGGTAAAACCACAACCTCCGCGGCTGTTGCCCATGTCCTGGAAAAAATGGGATTCGAGGCTATGCAGTGTGGGAATATGGGAATCAGCGCTTTTTCTGTTCTGAAAGATTGGGAAACCAGGGTTGCCCAAGGGAAAAAGATGCCTGACTACCTTGTCTGTGAGTTCTCTTCCTGGTTAATCAGGGACACGTTCACGGCAATGCACGGGTTGCTCCCCCCTATGGAAATCTGTGCCCTTACCAATTTTTACCCAGACCACCTGAATGCCTACAAGTCAACAGACCAATACCTGGCAGAGAAACTGGAACTCTTCGGTCCACATACCAAAAAAGCCGTAGTACCCGATGCCCTGATAAAGGAAATACAAAAACTTACCGGTTTGGACCGTAAACATGTCAGTGGCATCGATAGATCCTGTGCAAAGGTGCTGGAAGAAATGCCCCACCTAAAGAGCGCCTATGCAATCCTTCTTGCTTTGGGATTCAAATGGAAGACAATCCTCAAAGCACTGCAGAGTTTCAGCGGGGTTCCCCATCGAATTGAGCAGGTTGGCAGGATCGGCAACATTATGCTGGTAAATGACAGCGCGGCGACCATACCCGAAGCGGTTCATTTTACGTGTGCAAAATTCCGTCTGATGCCAATACACCTCATCTGTGGGGGAACGGACAAGAACCTTGTGGCAGAATCGATGCTTGAGGAATTGCAAAATGCATCCAGTCTTTCCCTGCTTGATGGTTCCTTTACGAGAAACAAACTCATTCCCCTTATGAAGAGTAAAAACATACCGTATACAGGTCCTTATTCCAGTATGGAGAAGGCCCTGGGAAATGCCTGTAGCAAAGCGTTTGAAAAAGCAAAAAACCTACCGGAGCTTCCCCAGGTTGTCCTACTCTCCCCGGGGGCTGCCTCGTTTGAGTTGTTCGTCAATGAATATGACCGGGGGGACCAATTCAGGAACTTGGCAAATACCCTTCTTGATTCCAAGCCTGACGATTGA
- the hflK gene encoding FtsH protease activity modulator HflK: MDTMQQPPRPARKTNSISPKLVVWIIVAIVLVMLVLSSFFVVDQTEQSVVLRLGKYNRTVGPGLQTKIPLGIESSYNVPTQVVQTMTFGYRANASNTPLFGSSDYPNESLMLTGDLNIIDVEWIVQYKIEDPVKWMFNVESRETTIRDISQSVMNQLVGDLPILSVMTSERTSIEVIAQEKTQTIFDNYNLGVRVVTVKLQNIVPPVGEVQDAFEDVNKAIQDMNRLINEGKQNYNKVIPSATGEANKLIQIAQGYAAERVNQASGDVARFNSVREVYEQSKDITRTRLYIEAMEAIVNPTEGGSVTLVDKNLKNYLPLQMLGGNTK, from the coding sequence ATGGATACCATGCAGCAGCCACCAAGGCCTGCGCGTAAGACGAACAGCATCAGCCCCAAACTGGTTGTCTGGATTATCGTCGCTATCGTGCTCGTCATGTTGGTTCTCAGCAGTTTCTTTGTGGTAGACCAGACCGAACAGTCCGTTGTATTGCGCTTAGGCAAATACAACCGTACCGTCGGGCCTGGACTTCAGACAAAAATCCCGTTGGGCATCGAATCAAGTTACAACGTTCCGACTCAAGTAGTGCAGACTATGACCTTCGGATATCGTGCAAATGCATCCAATACCCCATTATTCGGCAGTTCCGACTATCCGAATGAATCTTTGATGCTTACAGGTGATCTGAACATCATCGATGTAGAATGGATTGTACAGTACAAAATCGAAGACCCTGTAAAATGGATGTTTAATGTTGAATCGAGGGAAACCACAATCCGGGATATCAGCCAGAGTGTCATGAACCAGCTAGTCGGAGACCTTCCGATTCTTTCTGTCATGACAAGCGAGAGAACAAGTATCGAAGTAATCGCCCAGGAAAAAACCCAGACGATTTTCGACAACTACAATCTGGGCGTACGGGTAGTAACTGTAAAACTGCAGAACATCGTTCCCCCGGTCGGAGAAGTCCAGGATGCCTTTGAGGATGTAAACAAGGCAATACAGGACATGAACCGGCTTATCAACGAAGGGAAGCAGAATTACAACAAAGTAATTCCTTCGGCTACCGGTGAAGCCAACAAGCTTATCCAGATTGCCCAAGGATATGCTGCCGAACGTGTCAACCAAGCCTCCGGTGACGTAGCCCGTTTCAACAGTGTCCGCGAAGTCTATGAACAGAGCAAGGACATTACCCGAACACGACTCTACATCGAGGCTATGGAAGCAATCGTCAATCCAACGGAAGGCGGATCTGTCACCTTGGTTGATAAGAACTTGAAAAACTACCTGCCTTTGCAGATGCTGGGGGGTAATACGAAATGA
- a CDS encoding lipid II:glycine glycyltransferase FemX, whose product MVVLTKIDYKKFPCQGSPFQSSFWGAIKHASGWNAHAFSLEVEGWHSQVLVLVKKLFPLCSLAYIPFGPDVFNCPTLGISEFIKELSRELRRQLPKSVFAIRYDLPWDEVNDPNVMKLEGKRFRTAKESVQPDGTVRLDLQWGYEAVTYGYRDRAKRALRKSSQVVDVSLWNGDTNDFKRWYNVYLETARRDGFSARSSKYLKALLALDGKVAGDVKCKLILAWREGIIIGGCIILMGFSEAVYLFGASLRLDNITCSHVLQDFAISLACENGCKYYDFFGIPGPMGRGLHLKGLELFKLSFGGQPYYRTPTTDYVIRLVVWKIYSITENIRYRLNRQAWNQEGYLPSS is encoded by the coding sequence GTGGTTGTACTTACAAAAATAGACTATAAAAAATTCCCTTGCCAGGGGTCACCTTTCCAAAGTAGTTTCTGGGGTGCGATCAAGCATGCCTCGGGTTGGAATGCCCATGCTTTTTCCCTAGAGGTGGAAGGATGGCATTCCCAGGTCCTAGTCCTTGTAAAGAAATTATTCCCTCTTTGTTCCCTGGCGTATATCCCCTTTGGCCCGGATGTATTCAATTGTCCCACCCTTGGAATTTCCGAATTTATCAAAGAATTGTCCAGGGAGTTGAGGCGACAGCTTCCCAAAAGCGTGTTTGCGATCAGGTATGATCTTCCCTGGGATGAAGTAAATGATCCCAATGTGATGAAGCTTGAAGGAAAAAGATTTAGGACCGCAAAGGAAAGCGTTCAGCCGGATGGTACAGTGCGCTTAGATTTGCAGTGGGGCTATGAAGCGGTAACCTATGGATATAGGGACCGTGCCAAACGTGCGCTTAGAAAGAGTTCCCAAGTCGTTGATGTGTCTCTTTGGAATGGCGACACCAACGATTTCAAGCGTTGGTATAACGTATATCTCGAGACAGCCCGACGGGATGGGTTTTCGGCCCGATCAAGCAAGTATCTCAAAGCACTGCTAGCCCTTGATGGCAAGGTAGCCGGTGATGTGAAATGCAAGCTCATCCTTGCCTGGCGGGAAGGGATTATAATCGGTGGATGCATAATCCTTATGGGTTTTTCTGAGGCTGTCTATCTTTTCGGTGCCTCGCTCAGACTGGATAACATTACCTGTTCCCACGTTTTGCAGGATTTTGCTATTTCGCTTGCCTGTGAGAATGGATGTAAATATTACGATTTCTTTGGGATTCCCGGGCCGATGGGACGGGGGCTTCATTTGAAAGGGCTTGAATTATTCAAGCTTTCTTTTGGTGGGCAACCCTACTACAGGACTCCCACTACCGATTATGTCATTAGGTTGGTAGTCTGGAAAATCTATTCGATTACAGAAAATATCCGCTATAGGCTCAATCGTCAGGCTTGGAATCAAGAAGGGTATTTGCCAAGTTCCTGA
- the metG gene encoding methionine--tRNA ligase codes for MKKRLVTSALPYVNNIPHLGNLTQVLSADVFARFCRSKGYETLYVCGTDEYGTATETRALKEGVSPRELCDRYHAIHRDIYTWFSISFDYFGRTSTPEQTQIVQKIFKEVDAAGYISEHELEQLYCPQCERFLADRFVEGTCPHCGSTGARGDQCDSCQTLLDPTELIEPKCGVCGTKPIPKKTKHLYIDLPKALPLLESWMQKASVDGFWANNAIQVTKSWIRDGLKERCITRDLKWGIPVPKEGYEGKVFYVWFDAPIGYVSISANATEDWEKWWHDPDNTELFQFIGKDNIPFHTVIFPSCQLASGENWTMLHHMSSTEYLNYEGGKFSKSLGVGIFGNDVQQTGIPADVWRFYMYYNRPEKSDVTFTWADFQEKVNGELIGNLSNLVNRTLTFVRRFYDGKIPEGDLDMDLYAAIMEKEKEIDSLMERAEERESLRRILALSSIGNKAFQDGEPWKMRNENPKKAASLLRTLVYLIRDLGIMIEPFMPTTSEKLLSFLNSTDARWSSLGDYSGISGIGETELLFAKLDDDLIVDLRERFAGSQEERAEKEQKKASPKEVKKGPENIMDQNKTVTEETIAEQFNRKVLLKVATITQVEKHPAGDKLYILTLDCKEEESRTIVSSIVPYYTAEELLGQNIVLVSNLKPANFRGVKSYGMLLAASDPDAEEHSTCEVLFAPQFETGTVLEPEGFTQPEGVMTYVKADHFFAMPIYAENGIVKVDGKALQSEGVFLTSKKYLNGPVG; via the coding sequence ATGAAAAAAAGACTGGTTACCTCTGCATTACCCTATGTAAACAATATTCCACATCTAGGCAATTTGACCCAGGTGCTTTCTGCTGACGTTTTCGCCAGGTTCTGCCGCTCCAAGGGGTATGAGACCCTGTATGTCTGCGGTACCGACGAATATGGAACAGCTACTGAGACGAGAGCATTGAAAGAAGGGGTTTCCCCTCGTGAACTTTGCGACCGCTACCATGCAATCCATCGCGATATATATACGTGGTTTTCTATTTCATTCGATTATTTCGGCAGAACGAGTACCCCTGAACAGACGCAGATAGTACAGAAAATTTTCAAGGAGGTCGATGCCGCAGGATATATCAGCGAGCACGAACTTGAACAGCTGTATTGTCCCCAGTGCGAGCGATTCCTTGCCGACCGTTTCGTTGAGGGCACCTGTCCCCATTGCGGTTCTACCGGTGCGAGGGGAGACCAGTGTGACTCCTGCCAGACTCTGCTTGACCCGACTGAATTGATCGAGCCAAAGTGCGGTGTCTGTGGTACGAAACCTATCCCCAAAAAGACGAAACATCTTTATATAGACCTTCCCAAGGCTCTTCCCCTGCTTGAGTCCTGGATGCAAAAAGCCAGTGTGGATGGTTTTTGGGCAAACAATGCGATTCAAGTGACAAAATCCTGGATTCGTGACGGTTTGAAGGAACGGTGTATCACCCGTGACTTGAAATGGGGGATTCCTGTACCGAAAGAAGGGTATGAAGGCAAAGTCTTCTATGTCTGGTTCGATGCCCCTATCGGATATGTTTCCATCAGTGCCAATGCAACCGAAGACTGGGAGAAATGGTGGCATGACCCGGATAATACGGAATTGTTCCAGTTTATCGGAAAAGACAACATCCCGTTCCATACGGTTATTTTCCCTTCCTGCCAGCTCGCCTCGGGTGAAAACTGGACGATGCTTCATCATATGAGCAGCACCGAGTATTTGAATTACGAGGGTGGTAAATTCAGTAAGAGCCTGGGTGTCGGGATTTTTGGCAATGATGTGCAACAGACCGGGATTCCCGCGGATGTATGGCGTTTTTATATGTATTACAATAGGCCCGAAAAGAGTGATGTTACGTTTACTTGGGCTGATTTCCAGGAGAAGGTTAACGGTGAGTTGATAGGGAATCTGTCAAATCTTGTGAACCGGACCCTTACCTTCGTGCGTCGTTTCTATGATGGGAAAATCCCCGAGGGCGACCTTGACATGGATCTGTACGCGGCAATCATGGAAAAAGAAAAGGAAATCGATTCTTTGATGGAGCGTGCGGAGGAACGGGAAAGCCTGAGGAGAATACTTGCGCTCTCTTCCATCGGAAACAAAGCGTTCCAGGATGGCGAACCTTGGAAGATGCGTAACGAGAATCCAAAAAAAGCGGCTTCCTTGCTCAGGACCTTGGTTTACCTTATCAGGGACCTTGGAATCATGATTGAACCGTTCATGCCTACAACCAGTGAGAAATTGCTCTCGTTCTTGAACAGCACCGATGCCCGTTGGTCATCTCTGGGAGACTATTCTGGAATATCCGGGATAGGGGAGACCGAGTTGCTTTTTGCAAAACTGGATGACGACCTGATTGTCGATCTACGGGAGCGTTTTGCCGGGTCGCAGGAAGAGCGTGCAGAGAAAGAACAGAAAAAAGCTTCCCCGAAAGAAGTAAAGAAAGGACCGGAGAATATAATGGATCAGAACAAAACAGTTACAGAGGAAACAATCGCAGAACAATTCAACCGGAAGGTACTCCTTAAGGTTGCTACCATAACCCAGGTCGAAAAACACCCGGCAGGGGATAAACTCTATATCCTTACCCTTGATTGCAAGGAAGAGGAAAGCCGGACGATTGTCAGTTCAATCGTTCCCTATTATACCGCAGAGGAGCTGCTGGGACAGAATATCGTCTTGGTGAGCAACCTCAAACCAGCAAATTTCAGGGGAGTGAAGAGCTATGGGATGCTTTTGGCTGCCAGTGACCCTGATGCCGAGGAGCACAGTACCTGTGAGGTTCTGTTTGCACCTCAATTTGAGACAGGGACAGTCTTGGAGCCAGAAGGATTTACACAGCCTGAGGGAGTAATGACCTATGTGAAGGCAGATCATTTCTTTGCTATGCCAATATATGCAGAAAATGGAATAGTAAAGGTAGATGGAAAGGCCTTGCAATCTGAAGGTGTATTCCTTACCTCCAAAAAATACCTGAACGGACCTGTCGGTTAA